A genomic segment from Candidatus Hydrogenedentota bacterium encodes:
- a CDS encoding transketolase C-terminal domain-containing protein: MSFPIDVSKYKPLSLDPAKSRMGANVMARYKTNVGLVRDTIVFFTAIAGIKGFAGHTGGAYSIVPEILLGDAFMRGSGKVYPALFDEAGHRVAVQYAMSAFNGEMPFEKLLQYRAFGEGLYGHPERDEKLGVKFSSGRLGHMWPFINGVARANPEMSVLLYGSDGSQQEGNDAEAARFAVARNLNVKVLVDDNNVTISGHPRNYLPGYDVAKTLKGHGLTVDVGDGEDLEALFKRFRKAVNTEGPVALVNRRVMAPGVPGIEGSTKGHDVIKADAAIQYLEARGHNEAVAYLKSVEKPKVSVSFKGSSTDGAANRSEFGKIVCDILAKMTPEERVKKVVVIDSDLEGSCGLNHIHEKFPEVFIPSGVMERGNVSAAAGFGFDAGKQGIFATFSAFLEMVISEVTMARLNKANLLCHFSHAGVDEIADNTCHFGINNFFADNALAEDEATGVYFPGDGDQFRKVLETIFHDPGIRFIFSNRSKLPYILKEDGSRFFGDGYTFERGKDDVIRRGGAGYVVAYGELLYRALDAVDRARETGIDVGLINKCTLNVVDEATLRLAGQAPFVLVVEGQNRKTGLGMRYGAWLLERGLTPKYAHMGAMRPGHGGIAEQVPYQGLAPDDILAKIKSMTS, translated from the coding sequence ATGAGTTTTCCTATCGACGTCAGCAAATACAAGCCGTTGAGTTTGGACCCGGCAAAATCCAGGATGGGCGCGAACGTCATGGCCCGGTACAAGACCAACGTGGGGCTCGTGCGCGACACGATAGTGTTCTTCACCGCCATCGCGGGTATCAAGGGTTTCGCGGGCCACACCGGCGGGGCCTACAGCATCGTGCCGGAGATTCTGCTGGGCGACGCGTTCATGCGGGGTTCGGGCAAGGTGTATCCGGCGCTGTTCGATGAAGCCGGGCACCGGGTAGCAGTCCAATACGCCATGAGCGCCTTCAACGGCGAGATGCCTTTCGAGAAGCTGTTGCAGTACCGGGCGTTTGGCGAGGGCCTTTACGGCCATCCCGAGCGCGACGAGAAACTGGGCGTGAAATTTTCGTCGGGCCGTCTGGGCCATATGTGGCCGTTCATCAACGGCGTGGCCAGAGCCAATCCCGAGATGAGCGTGCTGCTGTATGGCAGCGACGGTTCGCAACAGGAGGGCAACGACGCCGAGGCTGCCCGGTTCGCCGTGGCGCGCAACCTCAACGTGAAGGTGCTGGTCGACGACAATAACGTGACCATTTCGGGCCATCCTCGGAACTATCTGCCGGGGTATGATGTTGCCAAGACGCTCAAGGGTCACGGTCTGACGGTTGACGTGGGTGATGGCGAGGATCTCGAGGCTCTCTTCAAGCGTTTCCGGAAAGCCGTGAACACCGAAGGGCCGGTGGCGCTGGTCAACCGGCGTGTCATGGCGCCCGGCGTGCCGGGCATCGAAGGCTCCACGAAGGGCCACGACGTGATCAAGGCCGACGCCGCCATTCAGTATCTCGAAGCGCGGGGCCACAACGAGGCGGTTGCCTATCTGAAGTCCGTGGAAAAACCCAAAGTGTCGGTGAGCTTCAAGGGGAGTTCGACGGACGGGGCGGCGAACCGCAGCGAGTTCGGCAAGATCGTCTGTGACATTCTCGCGAAGATGACGCCGGAGGAACGCGTAAAGAAAGTCGTCGTGATCGACAGCGACCTCGAGGGTTCGTGCGGTCTCAACCACATCCATGAGAAATTCCCCGAGGTCTTCATTCCGAGCGGCGTGATGGAACGCGGCAACGTGTCGGCCGCGGCCGGTTTCGGGTTTGATGCAGGCAAACAGGGCATCTTCGCGACGTTCTCGGCGTTTCTCGAGATGGTGATCTCCGAGGTGACCATGGCCCGTCTCAACAAGGCAAACCTCCTGTGCCATTTCTCGCACGCGGGCGTCGACGAAATCGCTGACAACACCTGTCATTTCGGGATCAACAACTTTTTCGCTGACAACGCCCTGGCCGAAGACGAAGCCACGGGCGTGTATTTCCCCGGGGATGGCGACCAGTTCCGCAAAGTTCTCGAAACGATCTTCCACGACCCGGGCATCCGGTTCATCTTCTCGAACCGGTCGAAGCTGCCGTACATCCTCAAGGAAGACGGGTCGCGTTTCTTCGGCGATGGATACACGTTCGAGCGCGGCAAGGATGACGTGATCCGCCGGGGCGGCGCGGGCTACGTCGTGGCCTACGGCGAATTGTTGTATCGGGCGCTGGACGCGGTGGACCGCGCGCGCGAGACTGGCATCGATGTGGGGCTAATCAACAAGTGCACCTTGAACGTGGTCGATGAAGCCACCCTTCGACTGGCTGGACAGGCCCCCTTCGTGCTTGTGGTCGAGGGGCAGAACCGCAAGACGGGTCTCGGGATGCGGTACGGCGCCTGGCTGCTCGAGCGCGGTTTGACGCCCAAGTACGCCCACATGGGCGCGATGCGGCCGGGACACGGCGGCATTGCCGAACAGGTGCCGTACCAGGGTCTCGCGCCCGACGATATCCTCGCGAAGATCAAGAGCATGACGAGCTGA
- a CDS encoding HAD-IIA family hydrolase: MTQTRHTDGASARRLASLRCFLLDMDGTIYLGDAPIDGAVEFLEYLAESGRKRLFFTNNCSVDAAQYEQKLAGMGIPAVRGDILTSGEATVRYLAAETPYRRVFVLGTPSFEAELEAGGLELVDHEPDVVVLAFDRTLTYAKLEKACTFLRNGAPYIATNPDKVCPTATGYIPDCGSMAALLFESTGRMPKYIGKPNPEMVAMGLQKLGGTPRETAMVGDRLYTDMQMACDSGITSILVLSGETKEPDLARAVQEPDFVFASVKTFLAALREADGEKAG, encoded by the coding sequence ATGACACAAACCAGGCATACGGACGGGGCGTCCGCTAGGCGGCTGGCGTCGTTGCGCTGTTTTCTGCTCGATATGGACGGGACCATCTACCTCGGCGACGCTCCTATCGACGGCGCGGTGGAGTTCCTGGAGTACCTGGCGGAAAGCGGCCGCAAACGCCTTTTCTTTACCAACAACTGCTCCGTGGACGCCGCGCAGTATGAACAGAAGCTTGCAGGGATGGGCATTCCGGCGGTGCGCGGCGACATCCTCACGTCCGGCGAGGCCACGGTGCGGTATCTCGCCGCCGAGACGCCCTACCGGCGGGTGTTTGTTTTGGGCACGCCTTCGTTTGAGGCCGAACTCGAAGCCGGAGGACTCGAACTGGTTGATCATGAACCGGATGTGGTGGTTTTGGCCTTCGACCGCACGCTGACCTACGCGAAGCTCGAGAAGGCTTGCACGTTTTTGCGCAACGGCGCGCCTTACATCGCGACCAACCCCGACAAGGTTTGTCCTACCGCCACGGGCTATATCCCCGATTGCGGCTCGATGGCCGCGCTGCTTTTCGAGAGCACCGGGCGCATGCCGAAGTACATTGGCAAGCCCAATCCCGAAATGGTTGCGATGGGGTTACAGAAACTGGGGGGGACGCCGCGCGAGACGGCCATGGTCGGCGACCGCCTCTACACCGACATGCAGATGGCCTGCGATTCAGGCATCACCTCGATTCTCGTGCTGAGCGGCGAGACGAAGGAACCCGATCTCGCGCGCGCCGTGCAAGAGCCCGATTTCGTGTTCGCGTCCGTGAAGACGTTTCTCGCGGCATTGCGCGAGGCGGATGGCGAAAAGGCGGGATGA
- a CDS encoding TIM barrel protein: MDMKRRSFLASCAAGAGAMAALSSTAIAATKESKPFASLPLKIAAPYSWFDGSPADRMAQCAAWGLPALEWLGPDKSAEELRDAAQKTGVKWSCIGGVGAIAPGQMVQPKEHGRLEENFRERIAYGKTIGCTTLIGLSGNTRDDVSYDRQMMYVVQCLRRLAPIAEENGVTIVMELLNTLVDHHGYFLTRTDQALLLLEAVNSPNVKMLFDIYHQQITEGNVIRNLCENIDRIGHIHVGDNPGRNQPGTGELNYPNIFKAIASKNYQGYVSLECGYTTATADEALAQVADCFNWA; encoded by the coding sequence ATGGACATGAAACGCAGATCGTTTCTTGCGTCGTGCGCGGCGGGCGCCGGCGCCATGGCCGCGCTCAGCAGCACGGCCATTGCCGCAACCAAGGAATCCAAGCCGTTTGCGAGCCTTCCCTTGAAAATCGCCGCCCCGTATAGCTGGTTCGACGGCAGCCCGGCCGACCGCATGGCCCAGTGCGCCGCGTGGGGGTTGCCCGCCCTCGAATGGCTCGGCCCCGACAAAAGCGCCGAGGAGCTCCGCGACGCCGCCCAGAAGACCGGCGTCAAGTGGAGCTGCATCGGCGGCGTCGGCGCGATCGCGCCCGGGCAGATGGTTCAGCCCAAGGAACACGGCCGCCTCGAGGAAAACTTCCGCGAGCGGATCGCGTACGGGAAGACCATCGGGTGCACGACCTTGATCGGTTTGTCCGGCAACACGCGGGACGACGTCTCGTACGACCGCCAGATGATGTACGTGGTCCAGTGCCTGCGCCGGTTGGCGCCCATCGCCGAGGAGAACGGCGTGACCATCGTCATGGAACTGCTGAATACCCTCGTCGACCACCACGGGTATTTCCTGACGCGGACCGATCAGGCGCTGCTGCTCCTCGAGGCCGTGAACAGCCCGAACGTGAAAATGCTGTTTGACATCTACCACCAGCAGATTACGGAAGGCAACGTCATCCGTAATCTCTGTGAGAACATCGATCGCATCGGCCACATCCACGTGGGCGACAATCCCGGCCGCAATCAGCCCGGCACGGGCGAATTGAATTACCCCAACATCTTCAAGGCCATCGCCAGTAAGAATTACCAGGGCTACGTATCCCTGGAATGCGGATACACAACCGCCACGGCCGACGAAGCCCTGGCGCAGGTAGCAGACTGCTTCAACTGGGCCTGA